From Variimorphobacter saccharofermentans, one genomic window encodes:
- a CDS encoding pyridoxamine 5'-phosphate oxidase family protein: MRRKDREVSNISDMVDIIKKCDVCRIALFDEGYPYIIPLNFGILYKKEQIGFYFHCAKEGKKISLIKSNPNVGFELDCSHQLLEGVNACDYSMEYESICGNGTITILPADQKVEALTILMKQYSERDNFTFDQRYLDAVEVLQLKVNQITGKRLKKS, from the coding sequence ATGAGAAGAAAGGACAGAGAAGTCAGCAATATTTCCGATATGGTTGATATTATTAAGAAATGTGATGTATGTAGAATCGCTTTATTTGATGAAGGATATCCATATATTATCCCATTAAACTTTGGCATCTTATATAAAAAGGAACAGATCGGTTTCTATTTTCATTGTGCAAAAGAAGGTAAAAAAATATCTTTGATAAAGAGCAATCCCAATGTAGGTTTTGAGTTGGATTGTTCCCATCAATTATTGGAAGGAGTAAATGCCTGTGACTATAGTATGGAATATGAAAGTATCTGTGGAAATGGGACAATTACTATATTACCCGCTGACCAGAAGGTAGAAGCACTGACCATTTTGATGAAGCAGTATAGTGAACGTGATAATTTTACCTTTGACCAACGATATCTGGATGCTGTTGAAGTTCTTCAGCTTAAAGTGAATCAGATTACCGGAAAACGGTTAAAAAAATCATAA